The following proteins are encoded in a genomic region of Hymenobacter siberiensis:
- a CDS encoding alpha-2-macroglobulin family protein: protein MPTPPMRLFLFACLLLTMIVRADSAAPGSPPGPYAAQWKKIDALLKKDQTATAAPLVEAIYQQAKKEGNSPAYVRALLYKIRLLQAKQEDADEKAIALLENDVKTAAFPARPILHSLLAEQYTTYLNQNRYRLYQRTAGASPTTDGQKTADGGTGLATWDMGRLGAAIVRHYYQSVEDEPQRQLKTTLAELGDLATGGDAEGRALRPTLYDLLAQRAIEGLKNQELYVTRPEQQFQLTVPKLFGTAQEFAALRLLAPEADSLNGQLHALHLLQRLTASRQQLVPQNLAALADVDLSRVDYLHSLTQHTDLAAQYEPALVQMAETYEALPISTEFMARRAEAVRETGDNVAAVRLAREAEARFSKSRGAARARQLREQLEQPEISFTASDIVLPSQSWRLDLMARNVTSLHAWAYRISLKEWENSGQYDALQRTVAQRYARVLRAAPAATWAVPVPAHPQDYKEQKFGAAGAALPVGYYLVIISNQATKPTEQRPGAVTSYGFMGASELSAVSQHGLTDWALKLLLLHRQQGAPLAGVQAQATYSRYDQKARKQITRTGDVYKTAASGEVEIQASNPNESDGERVTAVRVWRGNDTLRLDGIGRYYRPNLMSEQAQRRTFLFTDRAIYRPGQTLYFKGILTETLRGKSSLVTKQPVVVGLMDVNGQPVQTLPFTTSEFGSFNGSIVLPTGLLNGEMTLQTDHGSLRFAVEDYKRPTFLVSIDSVPGRPQLGQPLAINGRARAYAGQATDGATVSYRITRRELFALFDYGYGGRGMYAPGRGQGSQEIAHGTTATDAEGRFTLTFTPPLVPKATGRRGWEPGYLFEVTADVTDAAGETRTGTRSFPIGRNPLSLRLAGPAMADKAKLPTYTLLSTNATGEALPAAGTLRLLARRYRPNPPGVPGPAPETEENEAKSELVKTLAFDTKASSALDLQAALAALPTGRYRLEAFTAETDTARLDFTLYDAQSAIVPFATPDWFVALADTVAPGQSTEILLGSSEAGARILLEVEREGQLLRQEWLTLNANEQRRLHIESGAATALGPLYIHTTQVRDNHLYRHDATVQVAEQPQPLQLSIATFRDKLQPGQRETWRVTIHQANGKAADAELLATLYDQSLDIFRPHSFMGLGFGVGYYPARFGWQGSFGEVSSRLFFEQHNPNSSDGIDYPLLRSNAESFVYYGNGVYGSRPFIVGDRQILEEVVENKAYSVAAPMQAADIAASAAPQGNQRIMIRGTRSTPEPKPAAPDLSTVPTRTDFRETAFWQPALRTDKNGDIVLEFQMPEAVTRWQLLALAHDKSLHSGQLARQLVTQKEIQITPNAPRFLRQGDTFTFPAKFSNLTDHATSGTAQLFLLDAATGQDITSQLLKGSAQQSVSAAAHQSAALGWEIALPSDFAPVAVTYRVVVSAQSLVPGAESAKDKKPKRKNQKSGTNNQAPSTSFSDGEENTLPVLPNKILITESLPLPIVGPGTRAFELKKLTSTSSPTRRNYSLTLEMTANPAWYAVQSLPYLMEYPYECSEQVFSRLYANLIAAQILKDNPRFKTILAEWTRQAQSGTAAQKNALESKLAQNQELKNLLLQETPWVRDAQGETARLARLTELFDEARLQGETSRALLRLQRMQLPGGAFPWFEKMPDDRYITQLIVAGFGKLKKLGAFDAEKDAVGRDILQNAMRYLDAGLAKDYAELRRQKNVKLADNHLSDMQIQALYARSFWPQPAEATTKTAYAYYRGQAAKFWPAQTRYLQAQIALALFRRDAKAPAAAEILRALAENALHSPELGMYWKEVRGGYYWREAPTETQATLIEAFDEVKNDQKSVDEMKLWLLKQKQTHHWESTRATADACYALLLRGSDWLAPTQPLQITVGSQAVKPAAAQAGTGYFKTSWSAAEIQPAQGNVTITKPDAGVAWGALYWQYFEDIDKVTPAATPLSLERQLYRETRTAAGPVLEKLTAASPLKIGDALVVRLVLRTDRALEYVHLKDQRAAGLEPIGQTSGYRYQNGLGYYESPRDAATNFFLGEVPRGTHVFEYRLRASQAGDFSGGLSQVQCLYAPEFGAQSAGVRLQVAP, encoded by the coding sequence GTGCCCACCCCGCCTATGCGCCTGTTCTTGTTTGCCTGCCTGCTCCTGACCATGATTGTTCGTGCCGACTCGGCCGCGCCCGGGTCACCGCCCGGCCCCTACGCCGCACAGTGGAAGAAGATTGACGCGCTGCTGAAGAAGGACCAGACCGCCACGGCCGCGCCGCTGGTGGAAGCCATCTATCAGCAGGCCAAAAAGGAGGGCAACAGCCCGGCCTACGTGCGGGCGCTGCTCTATAAAATTCGCCTGCTGCAGGCTAAACAGGAGGATGCCGACGAAAAGGCCATTGCCCTGCTGGAAAATGATGTGAAAACCGCCGCCTTTCCGGCTCGGCCCATTCTGCACTCGCTGCTGGCCGAGCAGTACACCACCTACCTCAACCAGAACCGTTACCGCCTCTACCAGCGCACGGCCGGGGCTTCGCCCACTACCGACGGCCAAAAAACGGCCGATGGCGGCACTGGCCTCGCCACCTGGGACATGGGCCGGCTGGGCGCGGCCATTGTGCGGCACTACTACCAGTCGGTGGAAGATGAGCCCCAGCGCCAGCTGAAAACCACCCTGGCCGAGCTGGGCGACCTGGCTACCGGCGGCGATGCCGAAGGCCGCGCCCTGCGCCCTACGCTGTATGATTTGCTGGCTCAGCGCGCCATTGAGGGCCTGAAGAACCAGGAATTGTACGTGACCCGGCCCGAGCAGCAGTTTCAGCTCACGGTGCCCAAGCTGTTTGGCACCGCCCAGGAGTTTGCCGCGCTGCGCCTGCTAGCCCCGGAGGCCGACTCGTTGAACGGCCAGCTGCACGCGCTGCACCTGTTACAGCGCCTCACGGCCTCGCGCCAGCAGCTGGTGCCCCAGAATCTGGCCGCCTTGGCCGATGTGGATTTGAGCCGCGTGGATTACCTGCATTCCCTCACCCAGCATACTGACCTGGCTGCGCAGTACGAGCCGGCTTTGGTGCAAATGGCCGAAACGTATGAGGCGTTACCCATCAGCACCGAGTTTATGGCCCGCCGGGCCGAAGCCGTGCGCGAAACCGGTGATAACGTGGCCGCCGTGCGCCTGGCGCGGGAGGCTGAAGCGCGGTTCTCAAAGTCGCGCGGTGCGGCGCGGGCCCGGCAGCTGCGCGAGCAGCTGGAGCAGCCGGAAATCAGCTTTACCGCCTCGGATATCGTTCTGCCCAGCCAGTCCTGGCGGCTGGACCTGATGGCCCGCAACGTGACCAGCTTGCACGCCTGGGCCTACCGCATTTCGCTGAAGGAGTGGGAAAATTCGGGCCAGTATGATGCCCTGCAACGCACCGTGGCCCAGCGCTACGCCCGCGTCCTGCGCGCCGCGCCGGCCGCTACCTGGGCGGTGCCGGTGCCCGCGCATCCGCAGGATTACAAAGAGCAGAAGTTTGGGGCGGCGGGTGCGGCGCTACCCGTGGGGTATTATTTGGTCATCATAAGCAACCAGGCCACGAAACCGACGGAGCAGCGGCCGGGCGCGGTGACGAGCTACGGGTTTATGGGGGCGAGCGAGCTGAGCGCCGTGAGCCAGCACGGCCTTACCGATTGGGCATTGAAGCTGCTGTTGCTGCATCGGCAGCAGGGCGCGCCGCTGGCCGGGGTGCAGGCGCAGGCCACCTACAGCCGCTACGACCAGAAGGCGCGGAAACAAATAACCCGAACGGGGGACGTGTACAAAACTGCCGCTTCGGGCGAGGTGGAAATCCAGGCTTCCAACCCAAACGAGTCGGATGGTGAGCGAGTCACGGCCGTACGCGTCTGGCGGGGCAACGACACATTGAGGCTGGACGGTATCGGGCGCTACTACCGGCCGAACCTGATGAGCGAACAGGCCCAGCGCCGCACCTTCCTGTTTACCGACCGCGCTATTTACCGGCCCGGCCAGACGCTGTATTTCAAAGGCATTCTGACGGAAACACTGCGCGGCAAAAGCAGCCTTGTAACCAAGCAGCCGGTAGTGGTCGGGCTGATGGACGTGAACGGCCAGCCCGTGCAAACCCTGCCGTTCACCACCTCAGAGTTTGGGAGTTTCAACGGTTCCATCGTGCTTCCCACGGGTCTGCTTAATGGCGAAATGACTCTGCAAACCGACCACGGTAGCCTCCGTTTCGCAGTGGAGGACTATAAGCGGCCCACTTTTCTGGTCAGCATCGACTCAGTGCCCGGCCGGCCACAGCTGGGCCAGCCGCTCGCCATCAATGGCCGCGCCCGCGCCTATGCCGGGCAGGCCACCGACGGCGCTACGGTAAGCTACCGCATTACGCGCCGCGAGCTATTTGCGCTGTTCGATTATGGCTACGGCGGGCGCGGGATGTATGCGCCGGGCCGGGGGCAGGGCAGCCAGGAAATTGCCCACGGTACCACCGCCACCGATGCTGAAGGTCGCTTTACGCTCACCTTCACGCCGCCGCTGGTGCCCAAAGCCACCGGCCGCCGGGGTTGGGAGCCGGGCTATTTATTCGAAGTAACCGCCGACGTGACCGATGCGGCCGGCGAAACCCGCACCGGCACCCGCAGCTTCCCCATTGGCCGCAATCCGCTCAGTCTGCGCCTGGCCGGCCCCGCTATGGCCGACAAAGCCAAGCTGCCCACCTACACGCTACTCAGCACCAACGCCACCGGCGAGGCGCTGCCCGCCGCTGGCACGTTGCGCCTGCTGGCCCGCCGCTACCGGCCCAACCCGCCCGGTGTGCCCGGCCCGGCTCCCGAAACGGAGGAAAATGAAGCCAAGTCGGAGCTGGTGAAAACCCTGGCTTTCGACACCAAAGCCAGCTCTGCCCTCGACCTGCAAGCTGCCCTGGCCGCCCTGCCCACCGGCCGCTACCGCCTCGAAGCCTTCACCGCCGAAACCGACACGGCCCGCCTTGATTTCACGCTCTACGACGCGCAGTCCGCCATCGTGCCCTTCGCCACGCCGGATTGGTTTGTGGCCCTGGCCGATACCGTGGCCCCCGGCCAATCCACGGAAATCCTACTGGGCAGCAGCGAAGCCGGTGCCCGCATTCTGCTGGAAGTGGAGCGCGAAGGCCAGCTGCTGCGCCAGGAATGGCTGACGCTGAATGCCAATGAGCAGCGCCGCCTGCACATCGAAAGTGGCGCTGCCACGGCCCTGGGCCCGCTCTACATTCACACCACGCAGGTGCGCGACAACCACCTCTACCGCCACGACGCCACCGTGCAGGTGGCAGAGCAGCCCCAGCCCCTCCAGCTCTCCATCGCCACGTTCCGCGACAAGCTCCAGCCCGGCCAGCGGGAAACCTGGCGCGTCACCATCCACCAGGCCAACGGCAAAGCCGCCGATGCCGAGCTGCTGGCCACCCTCTATGACCAGAGCCTGGATATTTTCCGCCCGCACAGCTTCATGGGGCTGGGGTTTGGCGTGGGGTATTACCCGGCGCGGTTTGGCTGGCAGGGAAGTTTTGGGGAGGTGAGTTCACGACTTTTTTTTGAGCAACACAATCCCAATTCATCAGATGGAATAGACTACCCACTGTTGCGGAGCAACGCTGAAAGCTTTGTCTACTATGGTAATGGAGTTTATGGTAGCAGGCCTTTTATAGTAGGAGACAGGCAGATACTTGAAGAAGTGGTAGAGAATAAGGCCTACTCTGTTGCTGCGCCCATGCAGGCGGCTGACATAGCAGCATCGGCCGCGCCGCAAGGCAATCAGCGTATCATGATTCGCGGAACACGTAGCACTCCCGAGCCCAAGCCCGCCGCCCCCGACCTCTCCACCGTGCCCACCCGCACCGATTTCCGCGAAACGGCCTTCTGGCAGCCGGCCCTGCGCACCGACAAGAACGGCGACATCGTGCTCGAATTTCAGATGCCCGAGGCCGTGACGCGCTGGCAGCTGCTGGCCCTGGCCCACGACAAAAGCCTGCACAGCGGCCAGCTCGCCCGGCAGCTCGTCACCCAAAAGGAAATCCAGATAACGCCCAACGCGCCGCGCTTCCTGCGGCAGGGCGACACCTTCACCTTCCCCGCCAAGTTTTCGAACCTGACCGACCACGCCACCAGCGGCACCGCGCAACTTTTCCTGCTCGACGCCGCCACGGGCCAGGATATCACGAGCCAATTACTGAAAGGTTCGGCACAGCAATCCGTATCGGCTGCCGCGCACCAGAGCGCCGCCCTGGGTTGGGAAATTGCGCTGCCGAGTGATTTCGCGCCGGTGGCCGTGACGTATCGGGTGGTGGTTAGTGCACAAAGCTTGGTGCCTGGTGCTGAGTCTGCTAAGGACAAGAAGCCCAAGCGTAAGAATCAAAAGTCAGGCACCAACAACCAAGCACCAAGTACCAGTTTCTCCGACGGCGAGGAAAACACCCTCCCGGTCCTGCCGAATAAAATTTTAATCACCGAGAGTCTGCCGCTGCCCATCGTGGGCCCCGGCACGCGGGCATTCGAGCTGAAGAAGCTTACCAGCACCAGCAGCCCCACGCGGCGCAACTACAGCCTCACGCTGGAAATGACCGCCAACCCCGCCTGGTATGCTGTGCAAAGCCTGCCATACCTCATGGAGTACCCTTATGAGTGCTCCGAGCAGGTATTCAGCCGCCTTTACGCCAACCTCATCGCGGCGCAGATTCTCAAGGACAACCCGCGCTTCAAAACCATCCTGGCCGAGTGGACGCGCCAGGCCCAGAGCGGTACGGCGGCGCAGAAAAATGCCCTCGAAAGCAAGCTGGCCCAGAATCAGGAGTTGAAAAATCTGCTGCTCCAGGAAACGCCCTGGGTGCGCGACGCGCAGGGCGAAACCGCCCGCCTGGCCCGTCTCACCGAGCTGTTCGACGAAGCCCGGCTGCAGGGCGAAACCAGCCGCGCCCTGCTCAGGCTTCAGCGCATGCAGCTGCCCGGCGGGGCCTTCCCGTGGTTCGAGAAAATGCCCGACGACCGGTACATCACGCAGCTCATCGTGGCCGGCTTTGGCAAGCTCAAAAAACTCGGCGCCTTTGATGCCGAGAAAGATGCCGTGGGCCGCGACATTCTGCAAAATGCCATGCGCTACCTCGACGCCGGCCTAGCCAAAGACTACGCCGAGCTGCGCCGCCAGAAAAACGTGAAGCTGGCCGATAACCACCTCAGCGACATGCAAATCCAGGCCCTTTACGCCCGCAGTTTCTGGCCCCAGCCCGCCGAAGCGACTACAAAAACGGCCTACGCCTACTACCGCGGGCAGGCCGCCAAATTCTGGCCCGCCCAGACCCGCTACCTGCAAGCGCAAATTGCGCTGGCTCTGTTTCGGCGCGATGCCAAGGCTCCTGCCGCTGCTGAGATTCTTCGCGCCCTCGCCGAAAATGCCCTGCACTCGCCCGAACTGGGCATGTACTGGAAGGAAGTGCGCGGCGGCTACTACTGGCGCGAAGCCCCCACCGAAACCCAGGCCACGCTCATCGAAGCCTTCGATGAAGTGAAGAACGACCAGAAATCGGTGGATGAAATGAAGCTCTGGCTGCTGAAGCAGAAGCAAACCCACCACTGGGAGAGCACCCGCGCCACCGCCGATGCCTGCTATGCCCTGCTGCTGCGCGGCTCCGATTGGCTCGCGCCCACTCAGCCCCTGCAAATCACCGTCGGCAGCCAGGCGGTGAAGCCTGCTGCCGCGCAGGCCGGCACCGGCTATTTCAAAACCAGCTGGTCCGCCGCCGAAATCCAGCCCGCCCAGGGCAACGTGACCATCACCAAGCCCGACGCGGGCGTGGCTTGGGGCGCGCTTTACTGGCAGTATTTCGAGGACATCGACAAGGTGACGCCCGCCGCCACGCCGCTCAGCCTGGAGCGCCAGCTCTACCGCGAAACCCGCACCGCCGCCGGCCCGGTGCTGGAGAAGCTCACGGCTGCTTCCCCCCTAAAAATCGGCGATGCGCTGGTGGTGCGCCTCGTGCTGCGCACCGACCGCGCCCTCGAATACGTGCACCTCAAGGACCAGCGCGCCGCCGGCCTCGAGCCCATCGGCCAAACCAGCGGCTACCGCTACCAGAACGGCCTGGGCTACTATGAGTCGCCCCGCGACGCGGCCACCAACTTTTTCCTGGGTGAAGTGCCGCGTGGTACCCACGTTTTTGAGTACCGCTTGCGGGCCAGCCAGGCCGGCGATTTTTCGGGTGGCCTGAGTCAGGTACAGTGTTTGTATGCGCCTGAATTCGGAGCGCAATCGGCCGGCGTGCGGCTGCAGGTAGCCCCGTAG
- a CDS encoding family 43 glycosylhydrolase has translation MSFELEMAGDLSAAAPVPARVSYDHVVLPGDFPDPTVTKIGDTYWASATSAEWGAVFPLFTSQNLLDWELVGHVFPEKLPDWAGSNFWAPEFYYENGRTYVYYTARKKGGVLCVAVASADHPAGPYTDHGPLVGQEAGSIDGFAMPDEHGNLYLIWKEDGNSCHQDTPIWAQRLNPERTALIGEATELFGNDAQWEGPLVEGSALVRHNGWFYMFYAGNSCCGKSCNYATGVARSRHLLGPWEKHAQNPILDRNTTWKCPGHGTVTELDGRWFLLHHAYAAESHEFVGRQGLLSEFTWNAEEWPEFVHRSPQAPPLTNMARFNVADGFAGDRLGLAWQWPIGQQPTTAVRHGQLHLAAHDSRLGALVARRTHAATYKAATTLDFATLPADTFAGLAAVGDPYNALAIMAGNGQLQIWHLKSGKQQCLATIFIDACPTLSLRLEVWGGQRYRFAYSTDGATWQSLPTENFTLNGTYLPPWDRGVRVALVAQGDADNTATFNNFIICNQR, from the coding sequence GTGTCATTTGAACTAGAAATGGCGGGCGACCTCTCCGCCGCAGCGCCCGTCCCCGCCCGTGTTTCCTACGACCACGTGGTGCTGCCCGGCGACTTCCCCGACCCCACCGTCACCAAAATCGGCGATACGTACTGGGCCAGCGCCACCTCGGCCGAGTGGGGCGCGGTGTTCCCGCTCTTCACCTCGCAGAATTTACTGGATTGGGAATTAGTGGGCCACGTTTTCCCCGAGAAGCTACCCGACTGGGCCGGCTCCAACTTCTGGGCCCCCGAGTTTTACTATGAAAACGGCCGCACCTACGTGTACTACACTGCCCGCAAAAAGGGCGGCGTGCTGTGCGTAGCCGTGGCCAGCGCCGACCATCCTGCCGGCCCCTATACCGACCACGGCCCGCTGGTGGGCCAGGAAGCCGGCTCCATAGACGGCTTTGCGATGCCCGACGAGCACGGCAACCTCTACCTCATCTGGAAGGAAGACGGGAACTCCTGCCACCAGGACACGCCCATCTGGGCGCAGCGCCTGAACCCGGAGCGCACCGCCCTCATCGGTGAAGCCACCGAGCTGTTTGGCAACGATGCGCAGTGGGAAGGCCCGCTGGTGGAAGGCTCGGCCCTGGTGCGGCACAACGGCTGGTTTTACATGTTTTATGCCGGCAATAGCTGCTGCGGCAAGAGCTGCAACTACGCCACCGGCGTGGCCCGGTCCCGCCACCTGCTGGGCCCTTGGGAAAAGCACGCGCAAAACCCCATCCTCGACCGCAACACGACCTGGAAGTGCCCCGGCCACGGCACCGTGACCGAGCTGGACGGCCGCTGGTTCCTGCTGCACCATGCTTACGCGGCCGAAAGCCACGAGTTTGTGGGCCGCCAGGGCCTCCTCAGCGAGTTTACCTGGAATGCCGAGGAATGGCCCGAGTTCGTGCACCGCAGCCCCCAGGCCCCGCCCCTCACCAACATGGCCCGCTTCAACGTAGCCGATGGGTTCGCGGGCGACCGCCTGGGCCTGGCGTGGCAGTGGCCCATTGGCCAGCAGCCCACCACGGCCGTGCGCCACGGCCAGCTGCACCTCGCCGCGCACGACTCGCGCCTCGGGGCGCTGGTGGCGCGCCGCACCCACGCTGCTACCTATAAGGCCGCCACCACCCTCGACTTCGCCACGCTGCCCGCCGATACCTTCGCCGGCCTGGCCGCCGTGGGCGACCCCTACAATGCCCTGGCAATAATGGCCGGCAACGGCCAGCTCCAAATATGGCACCTGAAAAGCGGCAAGCAACAGTGCCTGGCCACTATTTTCATCGATGCCTGCCCTACTCTATCGCTGCGCCTCGAAGTATGGGGCGGCCAGCGCTACCGCTTCGCCTACAGCACCGACGGAGCTACCTGGCAGTCCCTGCCCACCGAAAACTTCACGCTGAACGGCACCTACCTCCCGCCCTGGGACCGGGGCGTGCGCGTGGCGCTGGTAGCCCAGGGCGATGCCGACAACACGGCCACGTTCAACAATTTCATCATCTGCAACCAGCGGTAG
- a CDS encoding methionine aminotransferase, translated as MLQSKLPDVGVSIFTQMTLLAQETGAINLAQGFPDYDPPQELLEALARHARTPGHHQYAPMPGLPRLREAIAAQVARLHADAPTPDPATEITVTAGATEALYAVLAAVVRPGDEVVVFEPAYDLYGPAIRLQGGVPRYVRLPAPHFRPDWDAVRRVVSPRTRLVLVNTPHNPSGALFTADDWHELARLLDGTDALVLSDEVYEHLVFDGAPRMSARQHPALRERSFVLSSFGKTYHATGWKVGYCIAPPALTAEVRRVHQFLTFAVSTPTQHALADALTDDATDAHARGLAGFYQQKRNEFRALLDGAGWDLLPVPGGYFQLARYDAFSPASDLAFAQFLARDKGVAVVPVSAFYHDGFDDGLIRFCFAKESATLQAAAARLRQ; from the coding sequence ATGCTCCAGTCTAAGCTTCCCGACGTTGGCGTCAGCATCTTCACCCAAATGACCCTGCTGGCCCAGGAAACCGGGGCCATCAACCTGGCGCAGGGCTTTCCCGATTACGACCCGCCGCAGGAGCTGCTCGAAGCCCTGGCCCGCCACGCCCGCACCCCCGGCCACCACCAGTACGCGCCCATGCCCGGCCTGCCCCGGTTGCGCGAGGCCATTGCGGCCCAGGTAGCCCGCCTCCACGCCGACGCGCCCACCCCCGACCCGGCCACCGAAATCACCGTCACGGCCGGTGCCACCGAGGCGCTCTATGCCGTGCTGGCCGCCGTGGTGCGCCCCGGCGATGAAGTGGTGGTGTTTGAGCCGGCTTATGATTTGTACGGACCGGCCATTCGGCTGCAGGGCGGCGTGCCGCGCTACGTGCGCCTGCCCGCCCCTCATTTCCGCCCCGACTGGGACGCCGTGCGCCGGGTGGTATCGCCCCGCACCCGCCTCGTACTGGTGAATACGCCCCACAACCCCAGCGGGGCCCTGTTCACGGCCGACGACTGGCACGAGCTGGCCCGCCTGCTCGACGGTACCGATGCGCTGGTGCTCAGCGACGAAGTGTACGAGCACCTCGTGTTCGACGGCGCCCCGCGCATGAGCGCCCGCCAGCATCCGGCCCTGCGCGAGCGCAGCTTCGTGCTCTCATCCTTCGGCAAAACCTACCACGCCACCGGCTGGAAAGTAGGCTACTGCATTGCCCCGCCCGCCCTCACGGCCGAGGTACGGCGCGTGCACCAGTTCCTCACCTTTGCCGTGAGCACGCCCACCCAGCACGCCCTCGCCGACGCCCTCACCGATGATGCCACCGATGCCCATGCCCGGGGCCTGGCCGGCTTCTACCAGCAGAAGCGCAACGAATTTCGGGCCCTACTCGACGGCGCGGGCTGGGACCTGCTGCCCGTGCCCGGCGGCTATTTCCAGCTAGCCCGCTACGATGCCTTTTCGCCCGCCAGCGACCTGGCCTTTGCCCAGTTCCTGGCCCGCGACAAGGGCGTGGCCGTGGTGCCCGTCTCGGCCTTCTACCACGATGGGTTCGATGATGGCCTAATCCGGTTCTGCTTCGCCAAGGAATCGGCCACGCTGCAGGCGGCGGCGGCGCGGCTCCGTCAGTAG